One Natronomonas moolapensis 8.8.11 genomic region harbors:
- a CDS encoding DUF5813 family protein — protein sequence MTDTLPDRAVRAFEGHDAFERDGRWFEVTTTRFDGRATATETDEWALSYTLEVRAPMLSAATEGDVGSAVEDGWFDTYELRLEDTDMAVRHDIEFDDYRLVEEADDAVAVFEFEWENADHVPPMAKAMTEYVEGTYMEGIVPGYEYRPPVSELLSRARSGAGEDNSSGPMPL from the coding sequence ATGACTGATACACTTCCCGACCGCGCCGTCCGAGCGTTCGAGGGCCACGACGCCTTCGAGCGCGACGGCCGGTGGTTCGAGGTGACGACGACGCGGTTCGACGGGCGCGCGACCGCCACCGAGACCGACGAGTGGGCGCTTTCGTACACCCTCGAGGTACGCGCGCCGATGCTGTCGGCGGCGACAGAGGGGGACGTCGGATCGGCCGTCGAGGACGGCTGGTTCGACACCTACGAGTTGCGCCTGGAGGACACCGACATGGCGGTCAGACACGACATCGAGTTCGACGACTACCGGCTCGTCGAGGAGGCGGACGACGCCGTCGCCGTCTTCGAGTTCGAGTGGGAAAACGCCGACCACGTCCCTCCGATGGCGAAGGCGATGACCGAGTACGTCGAGGGCACCTACATGGAGGGGATCGTCCCCGGCTACGAGTACCGACCGCCCGTCTCGGAGTTGCTCTCGCGGGCGCGTTCGGGGGCTGGCGAGGACAACAGCAGCGGCCCGATGCCGTTATAA
- the ddh gene encoding D-2-hydroxyacid dehydrogenase produces the protein MSTIGIHESVGAVFPPESLREALSDVEADLRVVATDDLDDCVSLVTFAYDERFLDADLEWIHSIQAGVDRFPFEALEAGGIALTNSTGIHGDTVGETTLGYMLSFARGLHRYRDHERNHEWSRPPYDRPFSLADASVCVVGLGTLGRGIATRADALGMDVAGVKRTPTPVDGVETVYPAGDLETAIADARFVALAVPLTEETEGLIGAAELEAMRSDAVLINVARGPVVDESALVDALASDAIGGAALDVFETEPLPPGSPLWAMEDVIVTPHVAAATPKYHRRIAALVRENARRHAAGEALTNRVV, from the coding sequence ATGTCCACCATCGGAATCCACGAGTCGGTCGGTGCGGTCTTTCCGCCGGAATCACTTCGCGAGGCGCTCTCGGATGTCGAGGCGGATCTGCGTGTCGTCGCGACGGACGATCTCGACGACTGTGTTTCGCTCGTGACGTTCGCCTACGACGAGCGCTTTCTCGACGCCGACCTCGAGTGGATCCACTCGATTCAGGCGGGCGTCGACCGGTTCCCCTTCGAGGCGCTCGAAGCCGGGGGGATCGCGCTGACGAACAGCACCGGCATCCACGGCGACACCGTCGGCGAGACGACGCTCGGATATATGCTCTCCTTTGCCCGGGGGCTCCACCGGTACCGCGACCACGAGCGCAACCACGAGTGGTCCCGTCCCCCCTACGACCGGCCCTTCTCGCTCGCCGACGCCTCCGTCTGTGTCGTTGGATTGGGGACGCTCGGCCGCGGTATCGCCACCCGCGCGGACGCCCTCGGGATGGACGTCGCCGGGGTCAAGCGGACGCCGACGCCGGTCGACGGAGTCGAGACGGTCTACCCCGCCGGGGACCTCGAGACCGCGATCGCCGACGCCCGCTTCGTTGCCCTCGCCGTTCCGTTGACCGAGGAGACGGAGGGATTGATCGGCGCGGCCGAACTCGAAGCGATGCGCTCGGACGCGGTGTTGATAAACGTCGCCCGCGGTCCCGTCGTCGACGAGTCGGCGCTCGTCGACGCCCTCGCTTCCGACGCCATCGGCGGCGCGGCGCTGGACGTCTTCGAGACCGAACCGCTGCCGCCCGGGTCGCCGCTGTGGGCCATGGAGGACGTGATCGTCACGCCGCACGTCGCCGCGGCGACACCGAAGTACCACCGACGGATCGCCGCGCTCGTCCGGGAGAACGCCCGCCGACACGCGGCCGGCGAAGCGCTGACCAACCGCGTCGTCTAA